Proteins encoded in a region of the Methylosinus trichosporium OB3b genome:
- a CDS encoding phage head closure protein: MSVTSIGALRQRVTLEAPIDTADDSGSMTRSYASVAQIWAKLTPAAGEARFVAEREEQAITVVALIRWRADVTSRMRLVVGARTLLIHSVYDPDGRRRFLLCRCEEIEM, encoded by the coding sequence ATGAGCGTCACATCGATCGGCGCGCTGCGGCAGCGCGTGACCCTCGAGGCGCCCATCGACACGGCGGACGATAGCGGCTCGATGACGCGCAGCTATGCGTCGGTCGCGCAAATCTGGGCGAAGCTGACGCCGGCCGCCGGCGAAGCGCGTTTCGTCGCCGAGCGCGAGGAGCAGGCGATCACGGTCGTCGCGCTCATTCGTTGGCGCGCCGATGTGACGAGCCGCATGCGCCTCGTCGTCGGCGCACGGACGTTGCTCATTCATTCTGTCTACGATCCCGATGGGCGACGCCGATTTCTACTGTGTCGCTGCGAGGAGATCGAAATGTGA
- a CDS encoding head-tail connector protein — MMLTLLSGPQVEPVSLAETKAWLRLDASDEDPLLSALIVSARMTLEAYTRRFFVTQSWRMSFDAWPAATMRRRILSVPLSPMLGVSAIRVFDEADVETTLASGIYRAAPAQDRGRIVFTEAPPTPSRSSDGVEIDVFAGYGEASSDTPEPLRRAMLALVAHWHENRGDEVEGPTRLPTLVAALARPYRRERLA; from the coding sequence ATGATGCTCACGCTTCTATCCGGTCCGCAGGTCGAGCCCGTGTCGCTCGCCGAGACCAAAGCCTGGCTGCGCCTCGATGCGAGCGACGAAGATCCGCTCCTTTCCGCGCTGATCGTTTCGGCGCGGATGACGCTCGAGGCCTATACGCGGCGCTTCTTCGTCACGCAGAGCTGGCGCATGAGCTTCGACGCCTGGCCCGCTGCGACGATGCGCCGACGCATCTTGTCGGTTCCGCTCTCGCCGATGCTCGGCGTCTCCGCCATTCGTGTTTTCGACGAAGCCGATGTGGAGACGACGCTCGCATCAGGCATCTATCGCGCAGCGCCGGCGCAGGATCGCGGCCGCATCGTGTTCACTGAGGCGCCGCCGACTCCGAGCCGCTCGAGCGATGGCGTCGAGATCGACGTATTCGCCGGCTATGGCGAAGCGTCGAGCGATACGCCCGAGCCCTTGCGTCGCGCCATGCTCGCGCTGGTCGCGCATTGGCATGAGAACCGAGGCGACGAAGTGGAGGGGCCGACGCGGCTGCCGACGCTCGTCGCCGCTCTTGCGCGCCCCTATCGGCGCGAGCGGCTCGCATGA
- a CDS encoding phage major capsid protein, which yields MSLELKSAASDDVLADLNRAFVAFKDTNEERLAQLETRLGADVVTEEKLQRIDRAIDETKRRLDRVALDLARPRLAGAPREDDAAREHKSAFALYMRAGESAGLKALESKALSAGSGPDGGYLVPTPAEQEILRRLARLSPIRAISSVREISTASLRKARATQGPATGWVAETAARPQTTNQQIVDLTFPAMEIYAMPAATQTLLDDAAVDIEQWIAEEVQTAFAEQEGAAFVGGSGTDRPKGFLSYTTVADASWNWGNIGYIATGVSGGFAASNPSDALFNLVYALRAGYRQNGKFVMNRQTQSTIRKFKSTSGEYLWAPPASLDASATLLNFPVVEAEDMPNVGADSLSVAFGDFVRGYIVVDRLGVRVLRDPYSAKPYVLFYTTKRVGGGVQDFEAIKLMKFGVS from the coding sequence ATGTCTCTCGAACTCAAATCCGCCGCCAGCGATGACGTGCTCGCCGATCTCAATCGCGCCTTTGTCGCTTTCAAGGACACGAATGAGGAGCGGCTCGCGCAGCTGGAGACGCGGCTCGGCGCCGATGTGGTGACCGAGGAGAAGCTGCAGCGCATCGATCGCGCCATCGATGAAACGAAGCGCCGTCTCGACCGCGTCGCGCTCGATCTCGCGCGGCCGCGGCTCGCCGGCGCGCCGCGCGAGGACGACGCTGCGCGCGAGCACAAATCGGCCTTCGCGCTCTATATGCGCGCCGGCGAATCCGCGGGGCTGAAGGCTCTCGAATCGAAAGCGCTGTCGGCGGGCTCTGGTCCCGACGGCGGCTATCTCGTGCCGACGCCGGCGGAGCAGGAAATCCTGCGCCGTCTCGCGCGGCTGTCGCCGATCCGCGCCATCTCCAGCGTGCGCGAGATTTCCACCGCCTCGCTGCGCAAGGCGCGCGCGACGCAGGGACCGGCGACCGGCTGGGTCGCCGAAACGGCGGCGCGTCCGCAGACGACCAATCAACAGATCGTCGACCTTACGTTTCCGGCGATGGAAATCTACGCCATGCCGGCGGCGACGCAGACTCTGCTCGACGACGCCGCGGTCGACATCGAGCAATGGATCGCCGAAGAGGTGCAGACCGCATTCGCCGAACAGGAAGGAGCGGCCTTCGTCGGCGGTTCGGGCACGGATCGGCCCAAAGGCTTTCTCTCCTACACCACTGTCGCCGATGCGAGCTGGAACTGGGGCAATATCGGCTATATCGCGACCGGCGTCTCGGGCGGCTTCGCGGCGAGCAATCCCTCCGACGCATTGTTCAACCTCGTCTATGCGCTGCGCGCCGGCTATCGTCAGAACGGCAAGTTCGTGATGAACAGGCAGACGCAATCGACGATCCGCAAGTTCAAATCGACCAGTGGCGAATATCTATGGGCGCCGCCGGCGAGCCTCGATGCGTCGGCGACGCTGCTCAACTTCCCTGTGGTCGAAGCCGAGGACATGCCCAATGTCGGCGCCGACAGCCTGTCGGTCGCCTTCGGCGATTTCGTCCGCGGCTATATCGTCGTCGACCGGCTCGGCGTGCGTGTGCTGCGCGATCCCTATTCGGCCAAGCCCTATGTTCTGTTCTACACGACGAAGCGCGTCGGCGGCGGCGTGCAGGATTTCGAGGCGATCAAGCTCATGAAGTTCGGCGTTTCCTGA
- a CDS encoding HK97 family phage prohead protease, whose amino-acid sequence MEAAREARAFAFAPLETKRAGLRVSVGADGAFEGYASLFDIRDTCGDVVAPGAFASSLRRRGAANVKMLWQHRPEEPIGVWASIEEDARGLKVNGRLDRAVARAREALSLIRAGALDGLSIGFRTLRATEERQGGRRLIEVDLVEISIVTFPALPQARIGAPTPSQVADDFGRKLAQLRMREAALGFEAALLRVR is encoded by the coding sequence ATGGAGGCGGCGCGCGAAGCGCGCGCCTTCGCCTTCGCGCCGCTCGAGACCAAGCGCGCGGGACTGCGCGTTTCGGTCGGCGCCGACGGCGCCTTCGAAGGCTATGCGAGCCTCTTCGACATTCGCGACACCTGCGGCGACGTCGTCGCGCCCGGCGCTTTCGCCTCCAGCCTGCGCCGGCGCGGCGCCGCCAACGTGAAGATGTTGTGGCAGCATCGTCCCGAGGAGCCGATAGGCGTCTGGGCGAGCATCGAAGAGGATGCACGCGGCCTGAAGGTGAATGGCCGTCTCGACCGCGCCGTTGCGCGCGCGCGCGAAGCTTTGTCGCTGATCCGCGCCGGCGCGCTCGATGGTCTGTCGATCGGCTTCCGCACGCTACGCGCGACCGAAGAACGGCAAGGCGGCCGACGTCTCATCGAGGTCGATCTCGTCGAGATTTCGATCGTGACCTTTCCCGCGTTGCCACAGGCGCGCATCGGCGCGCCGACGCCGTCGCAAGTCGCAGATGATTTCGGTCGCAAGCTCGCGCAGCTGCGCATGCGCGAGGCCGCGCTCGGCTTCGAGGCCGCGCTGCTGCGCGTGCGCTGA